The following proteins are co-located in the Fusarium verticillioides 7600 chromosome 7, whole genome shotgun sequence genome:
- a CDS encoding rab family, other: protein MADSANTPKPSSSVKLVLLGEAAVGKSSLVLRFVNNDFQENKEPTIGAAFLTQKCNLPTRTIKFEIWDTAGQERFASLAPMYYRNAQAALVVYDLTKPTSLIKAKHWVAELQRQASPGIVIALVGNKLDLTGDSGAGADGEDGEEGDDSGDARKVPTEEAQAYAEEEGLLFFETSAKSGHNVTEVFTAIANAIPETSLKSARGAGASNAASRAGEEQRVNLGGPKDVGAKDSCAC, encoded by the exons ATGGCCGACTCTGCCAACACCCCAAAGCCCAGCAGCAGCGTCAAGCTGGTGCTTCTCGGTGAAGCCGCCGTCGGAAAG TCGTCTCTCGTTTTGCGCTTCGTTAACAACGATTTCCAAGAAAACAAGGAGCCCACTATTGGTG CCGCTTTCTTGACCCAAAAATGCAATCTTCCCACAAGGACAATCAAGTTTGAGATTTGGGATACCGCCGGCCAGGAGCGCTTCGCCTCGCTGGCTCCAATGTACTACCGAAATGCTCAGGCCGCTCTCGTCGTTTATGATCTCACCAAACCCACATCTCTGATCAAAGCCAAGCACTGGGTCGCAGAGTTGCAGCGACAAGCATCTCCTGGCATCGTTATCGCACTGGTTGGCAACAAGTTGGATCTGACGGGTGACTCgggtgctggtgctgatggtgaagatggcgaggaaggTGACGACTCTGGCGACGCACGCAAGGTTCCAACAGAAGAGGCTCAGGCATATgcggaagaggagggttTACTATTCTTTGAGACCAGTGCCAAGAGCGGGCATAACGTTACCGAGGTTTTCACAGCCATCGCAAACGCCATACCCGAGACTTCATTGAAGAGTGCTAGAGGAGCTGGCGCATCGAATGCTGCCAGCCGGGCAGGCGAGGAGCAAAGAGTAAATCTCGGTGGTCCCAAGGATGTTGGTGCTAAGGATAGCTGTGCTTGCTAG